TGCACCGCGCGGTTCATCGCCGAGTGGATGGTCGGAGCGCGCAGGGCCACCTGGCCGTTGGTCGCGTTCACGTACACCATGTCCCTCACCGGCAGACCGTCGCGCTCACCCGTGACGATCGTCTCGTACGCCAGGACGAGCTTGCCGTGGTCGCCATGCACATAGACCAGGCGGCCGGTGCTCTCCGAGCGGAAGAGCATGCCCGCACCGCGCGCGGCGAAGGCGGCGGCCTCGGGGGCGATGGTCGGCTTGGTGGGCACCTGGACGCCCGGGGCCACGTCATACGCCGAGCTGTTGGCGGCGTAGACCGTGCCCTTGGGGTTGACCATGAGCAGCAGCTCCGCGCCCACCACCTGCAGACCGTTCTTGGTCTGGCTGTAGCGCAGGTACGTGTGGCCCTGGCTGTCCGTGGTGGTGCTCTTGAGAACCAGGTCCTGGGCCTGCATGCGGAACGCCGCAGCCACGGCGGGCAGCGCCGCCTGCGCGTCTACCCCGACCAGCCCCTGGCTCACCTGGCCCAGGTTGCCCTTGATGAAGGCCGGCGTGACCTTGTCAGCCTGGGTCGCCAGCACGCGCGTGTTGCCCAGCACGCTCAGGGCCTGCTGAATGTCCGTGCCGTCCTTCGCCTCGGCATTGGTCATCAGCTCATCGGCGTCCACCTGCTGCTGCTCGGCGGTGCCGCACGCAGCGTAGGTCAGGCCCAACCACGCCGCACAGAAAGCCTTCAGGATTTTGTTGCTCAACGCGCTACCTCCTCGGGGGAAATGCGAGGCTTTCGTGACATGCGGGTCAGCATGAGAGCAACTACTTTTTTGAGGAAGTAGCTTCTAACAATTTGAACATAAATTATAAAAAATGCGTTTTAAACAGGTATCACGGCGTATACGGGTTTCTGTTTTTTGAATTCTCCAACGCCGGCGAGCCGTTATGCGAGTGTGGCTCTCCCAGGGGCCGCTGCGACCCACCCCGCACCCGGTGTAAAACCGAGTGAATTCGGACTCACCCGAACGGACAGCAGGACATGAAGTTTCCATCTCCACTGCAGCGTCTGTGTTTGGGCCTGGGGGCGCTGGTGGTGATTTCGAGCTGCAGCGCGCGTCCGATACGAGACACCGCGCCCGTGGCGCCGCCTCCTCCGAGGCTCACGGTGGCCCAGGTGGCGCGGCTGCTGCCGCCGAGCGTGAAGGAGCCCGAGGGCTGGAGCCGGGACGTGCTGTCGGCGCTGGAGCAGCTCCGGGTGTACCCCTCTGCGGAGCCCGTCTGCCAGGTGCTGGCCGTCATCGAGCAGGAGTCCGGCTTCCAGGCCAACCCGGTGGTGAAGGGGCTGCCGCGCATCGTCCGCCAGCGGCTGGAGGCCTACGCGGGAAGGCTGGGCGTGGTGGGGCGCAAGGCCCTGCAGGCGCTGCTCGAGCACCGGGCCCCGGGCCAATCCCTCTCATTCGAGAAGCGGCTCCAGCAGGTGCGGACGGAGAGAGACCTGGATCGGCTCTTCCGCGAGTTGCTGACGGCGTACGAGGAGCAATACCCGGCGGTGTACACGGCGGCGGACCTGGCCAGCGAGCTGTTCACCTCGCGTGGGCTGGCGGACCTGAACCCCATCACCACCGCTGGCTCCATGCAGGTGAGCGTGCGCTACGCGGTGGAGCAGTCCGACGAGGATCGCCCGGAGGCGGAGGTGCGGGAGGAGATGTACACGCGGGCAGGGGGCGTGCGCTTCGGCACGTCGCGGCTGCTGGGGTACGAGGCCGGCTACGAGCTGCCGCTCTACCGCTTCGCGGACTACAACGCGGGCTTCTACGCCTCGCGCAACGCGGCGCTGCAGGCGCAGGTGAACGAGCTGATGGGGCTGAAGCTGACGGCGGATGGGGACTTGCTCCTCTATGGCGCCGAGGGCGAGCCCCGGGACGAGGACAGCCGCACCCTCACCGCGCTGCTGGCGTTCCGCGCCCGCTACGCGCCGAAGCTGAGCGAGCGCCAGCTGCGCAAGGACGTCCTCGAGGAGAAGAAGGCGGACTTCGAGGAGACGGAGACGTGGCGCGCCGTGAAGCGGACGTATGAGCGGGTGAAGGGCAAGCGCCCCGCGTACGCGCAGCTGCCGGAGGTGGTCATCCGCAGCCCGAAGCTGTCCGGGGAGAAGAGCACCGGGTGGTTCGCGCGCTCGGTGGATCAGCGCTTCCAGCGGTGCATGACCCGCTACCGCGCGCAGGCGAAGTAGCGGGCCAAGGCGGGGGCGCGAGCCTCAGCGCCTGGGCGCGGCCACGGGTGCGAAGCTCTTGTCGGACAGCTTCATCTCCGTCACGGGGCCATAGCGGCGCGCGACGTCCCGGATGGCGGAGGCCTTGCCGACGAGGACGAGGGTCAGGTCCTCCGGGGCCGGAACCACGCGCTGGATGACCTGGCGGAGCTGCTCCCGGGTAGCGCTCTCCACCTCGGCGGCGAAGCCATCCACGTCCTTGGAGTCGAGTCCATGGAAGGCCAGCTCCGCCAGCTTCGAGGCCAGCTGGCTGCTCGTCTCGAGCTGGGGCGGAAACTGGCCGAGAACGTAGGCCTTGGCGGACGAGAGCATCGCATCATCCAGGCCCTCGCGCCGGAAGCGGGTGAGCACCTCCAGCGACAGGTCGATGGCCTTCCCGGTGGACTCCGTCTTCGTATACGAGGCGATGGCCACCGCGCCCGGCTGTGTCTCGCGCATCACCACCGAGCTGGCGCCGTAGCTCAGGCCGGACTTGACGCGCAGCTCCGTGTTGAGGAGCGAGGTGAAGCGCCCGCCGAGGACGGAGTTGGCCAGGGACACCTCGACGCGATCCGGGTCTCCCCGAGCGATGCCGGTGTTGCCGAGCCAGAAGTACGTCTGGGTGGCATCCGGCTTGTCCACGAGCAGCACGCGCCGGCCCTTGGCCACGGTGGTGGGCGGAGCCACGGGAGCCGGGGCTCCGGCGCGAGCCCAGCCTCCGAGCGCCGCCTCGAGCCGGCGGGCGAGCTGCTGGGTGTCGAAGTCTCCCACCACCGAGAAGATGAGGCGGTCTCCCCCGAGCTGGGCCTTGGCGTACGCCAGCACATCCTCGCGGGTGAGGGTGGGAAGCGACGCCTCGCTGCCCGTCACCGGCCGGCCGTAGGGGTGCCCGGCGAAGTGGAAGGCGAAGAAGTAGAGGCTCATGAGGGAGCGCGGGTCTCCGTCCTTGGCGGAGACGAGCTCGGAGGCCAGTCGCTCCCGGAGCTTCTCGAGCTCGCCCGCCTCGAAGCGGGGCCGCATCAGCAGGTCCGAGAGCAGCTCCACCATGAGCGCCTGGTCGCGCGACATGAACTGGCCCTCCACCCGCAGGGCCTCGCGATCCGGAGACACGTCGAGCTGGGCGCCCACGCCGTCCACGGCCTCGGCGAACTGCCGGGCGTCCCGCTTGCCGGCCCCCTTGAGCAGCAGCTGCCCGGTGAGCGAGGCGAGCCCCTCCTTGCCCTGGGGCTCGCCCAGGGCGCCACCGCGCAGCCACGCGCTGAAGGAGATGAGGGGCACCTCGTGCTTCTCGGCCAGGATGAGCCGAGTTCCATTCTTCAGCTCGATGACCGTGGTCCTCGGAAGCTGGATGCCCTGCGTGGGCCCGGCCTTCTTCGGCTCCGCGGCCCCGGCGCCCTGAGCGCCCGCCACGGTGGCCACCAGCAGCGCCGCCAGCACCGTCCTGCCCATGCCGCCGCTCATCGTCCCGCCTCCTTCTTGCTGGCCGGCGCCGGGGGCTCCTCCGTGGGCAGCAGCACGCCCACGGTGCGGTGGTCCGGGTTGAGGATGCGCTGCGCCACCTTGCGCAGCTGCTCGCGCGTCACCTGCTCATAGCGCGTAGGCACCTCGAAGAGCTGACGCCAGTCTCCCAGGAAGAGCTCGTACGTGCCCAGGTGGTAGGCGCGGGAGCTGTTGGTCTCCATGCCGCGCCAGAAGCTCGCCACGGTGATGTTCTTCGCCTTGCGCAGCTCCGCGTCGGTGACGCCCTGGGTGCGCACCTTCTCCAATTCCTCGCCGAGCAGCTTCTCCACGCGAGCCACGTCCACGCCGGGCGGCATGTCCACGATGAACCACACCAGGGACGGATCGAAGGTGAGCGAGAACATCTGGGTGATGTGGATGGCCACCTGCTCCTCCTCCACCAACCGCCGGTGGAGCCGGGAGGACTCGCCCTCCGCGAGGATGTGCAGGAGCAGCTTCAGCGCCGGCAGGTCCGGATCCTTCGCGTCCATGCCGTGGTAGGCCACCTCGAGCAGCGGGGACTGCGCCGCGCGGCGGACGAGGACGCGCCGCTCGCCCTGCTGCTCGGGCTCCTTGGTGCGCACCGGCTCGGGCGGGGGCTGCGCGGGGATGGAGCCCAGGTGCTTCTCGGCGAGCGCGAAGATCTCCGCGGGCGTCACCGCGCCGGCCACCACCAGCGTGGCGTTGTTGGGGGCGTAGTAGGTCTGGAAGAAGCGCTGCAGGTCCTCCAGCCGCCAGGACTCGATGTCCGAGGGCCAGCCGATGACGGTGAACTGGTAGGGGTGCGCGACGAAGGCGGTGGCCTGCACCTGCTCGCTCAGCGCGCCCATGTTGTCGTTGTCCACCACCGAGCGCCGCTCCGAGTAGACGACGCCGCGCTCGCTCTCGATGCTCTTCGCATCGAACGACAGGTGGGCCAGCCGGTCCCCCTCCAGCTCGAAGATGGTCTCCAGCGCCGAGCGGGGGAACCAGTCCATGTAGATGGTGAGGTCCTCGGAGGTGCTGGCGTTGTTGCTGCCGCCGGCGGCCTCCATGACGACGTCGAACTGGCCCGGGCCGAACTTCTTCGCGCCGTTGAACATCATGTGCTCGAAGAAGTGAGACAGGCCGGTGATGCCGGGGCGCTCGTTGCGGCTGCCGACGCGGAAGAAGTTGTAGAGGGAGACGTTGGGGATGTCCTGGTCCGGCCAGACGATGATCTTCAGCCCGTTCTTGAGCGTCCGCGTCTCGATACCCGCGCCGAGCCGCGCCGGCTCCGTCTTGCCGGGTGGGGTGGGCCCCGCCTTGCCTGGGCGGCCCTGCGCCCCGGCGCTCGAGCCCGCAAGGAGCGCGAGAGCCACGATGAACCACTGCTGACGGTGCATCCACTCCCCCTTCGATGACGAACGGGCCCCAACTTGTGGGCCGCCGCCATATTCCCAGGAGTCGAGCCCGAAGGCATGGCCTCTCGCGTCGGGTTCTTGGGAACCAGCCTCAAGGAGCGGGTGCGCCCTCTTGCTCGGGGGAGAAGCGAAGCAGGGCCATCAGCTGCTCGGGAGTGAGGGCGGTGGCTCCATCCACCTCGGAGAGCAGGCTCGAGGCCAGCTCTCGCTTCTCGGCGTGGAGCGCGACGATGGCCTCCTCGATCGTCCCCTGCGACACGAGCCGTGACACCGTGACGGGCCGCGTCTGCCCGATGCGGTGGGCGCGGTCCGTGGCTTGGTCCTCCACGGCCGGGTTCCACCACGGGTCCAGGTGGATGACGTGGTCGGCCGCGGTGAGGTTCAGGCCCGTGCCTCCCGCCTTGAGCGAGATGAGGAAGACATCGCCCTCGCCGCGCTGGAACGCCTCCACGCGCGCCTGTCGCTCGGCCGCGGGGGTCTGCCCATCCAGGTATTGGAGGGAGAAGCCGCGGGCCTCGAGAGCCTCTCGCGTCAGGCCGAGGAGCTGGACGAACTGGCTGAAGATGAGCGCCCTGCCCCCCTCGGCTCGCAGCTCCTCCACGCGCTCCAGCAGGCGCTCCAGCTTGGAGGACGGCAGCGTCGAGTCCGGATCTCCCAGGCGAGGATGGCACGCCAGCTGCCGCAGCCGGGTGAGGGCCGCGAGCAGCTCGAAGCGCTGGCCTTCGCTCGCGCTGTCGCCCACGCGGGCCAGCGCCGCGACCCGAACCTTCTCGTACAGCCTGCGCTCCTCCTCGGAGAGGACGACGGGCACGAGCGTCTCGATGCGCGGGGGCAGCTCGCGCGCCACCTCGGCCTTGGTGCGGCGCAGGAGGAAGGGGCGCAGCACCCGGGTGAGCGCGGCACGCGCCACCGGATCCCTCTCACGCTCGATGGGCTCGGCGAAGCGCTTGCGGAAGGACTGGCGGCTGCCGAGCAGGCCGGGGAAGACGATGCGGAACAGGCTCCAGAGCTCCGAGAGGCGGTTCTCCACGGGAGTGCCCGAGAGCGCCACGCGAGCCTCGGCCTGGATGGCCCGGAGCGCCCGCGCGCGAGCCGTGTCCGGGTTCTTCGCGGCCTGGGCCTCGTCCACGACGAGGGTGGCGAAGGAGACGCCCGCGAGCCGCTCCTCGTCCCGAACGAGCAGGGCATAGCTGATCAGCAGCACGTCCCCGGCCTTGAGCCCCGCGAGCAGCCGCTCCCGATCGGCCTCGCGGTAGGACTTCACTCGCAGCGAGGGAGCGAAGCGGGCGGCCTCGAGCGCCCAGTTGAAGCAGACGGAGGTGGGAG
The nucleotide sequence above comes from Hyalangium gracile. Encoded proteins:
- a CDS encoding DUF1615 family protein — encoded protein: MAPPPPRLTVAQVARLLPPSVKEPEGWSRDVLSALEQLRVYPSAEPVCQVLAVIEQESGFQANPVVKGLPRIVRQRLEAYAGRLGVVGRKALQALLEHRAPGQSLSFEKRLQQVRTERDLDRLFRELLTAYEEQYPAVYTAADLASELFTSRGLADLNPITTAGSMQVSVRYAVEQSDEDRPEAEVREEMYTRAGGVRFGTSRLLGYEAGYELPLYRFADYNAGFYASRNAALQAQVNELMGLKLTADGDLLLYGAEGEPRDEDSRTLTALLAFRARYAPKLSERQLRKDVLEEKKADFEETETWRAVKRTYERVKGKRPAYAQLPEVVIRSPKLSGEKSTGWFARSVDQRFQRCMTRYRAQAK
- a CDS encoding M16 family metallopeptidase; the encoded protein is MSGGMGRTVLAALLVATVAGAQGAGAAEPKKAGPTQGIQLPRTTVIELKNGTRLILAEKHEVPLISFSAWLRGGALGEPQGKEGLASLTGQLLLKGAGKRDARQFAEAVDGVGAQLDVSPDREALRVEGQFMSRDQALMVELLSDLLMRPRFEAGELEKLRERLASELVSAKDGDPRSLMSLYFFAFHFAGHPYGRPVTGSEASLPTLTREDVLAYAKAQLGGDRLIFSVVGDFDTQQLARRLEAALGGWARAGAPAPVAPPTTVAKGRRVLLVDKPDATQTYFWLGNTGIARGDPDRVEVSLANSVLGGRFTSLLNTELRVKSGLSYGASSVVMRETQPGAVAIASYTKTESTGKAIDLSLEVLTRFRREGLDDAMLSSAKAYVLGQFPPQLETSSQLASKLAELAFHGLDSKDVDGFAAEVESATREQLRQVIQRVVPAPEDLTLVLVGKASAIRDVARRYGPVTEMKLSDKSFAPVAAPRR
- a CDS encoding M16 family metallopeptidase, coding for MHRQQWFIVALALLAGSSAGAQGRPGKAGPTPPGKTEPARLGAGIETRTLKNGLKIIVWPDQDIPNVSLYNFFRVGSRNERPGITGLSHFFEHMMFNGAKKFGPGQFDVVMEAAGGSNNASTSEDLTIYMDWFPRSALETIFELEGDRLAHLSFDAKSIESERGVVYSERRSVVDNDNMGALSEQVQATAFVAHPYQFTVIGWPSDIESWRLEDLQRFFQTYYAPNNATLVVAGAVTPAEIFALAEKHLGSIPAQPPPEPVRTKEPEQQGERRVLVRRAAQSPLLEVAYHGMDAKDPDLPALKLLLHILAEGESSRLHRRLVEEEQVAIHITQMFSLTFDPSLVWFIVDMPPGVDVARVEKLLGEELEKVRTQGVTDAELRKAKNITVASFWRGMETNSSRAYHLGTYELFLGDWRQLFEVPTRYEQVTREQLRKVAQRILNPDHRTVGVLLPTEEPPAPASKKEAGR